ccgcccacaaatgttttttagtagggccctgaccaccaatatctttttttattttttattaacatgtgggaaccctagccaccaatattatttttgtttttttactgtgtggtggggcggacctgtaggtggggcttgcggtgggtgcagcccagggggcccaggaaattttgtcatatggggccctgcgatttctgatggcggtcctgtgttTAGGCCCCTGTAGTATACGTAACTCCCTGCCTGTATGTGTAGGCCCCTGTAGTGCATGTAACTCCCTGCATCGCTGGTACTGTACAACTCCCCAGCTCCATATGTAACTGCTTTCCTTTATGTGTGCTCCCTCCCCTTTGTGATTGGCCAGTACTGCATAACTCTATGCCCATTAATTGCCCTTTGTGCCCCCTCAGATCTGCAGACATTGCACTGGTGGCGGGGGGGAAGAGAAAGCGCTGGATCATTGCCACAGAGAATATGCAGGAGGGGGACCTTCTAACCAGTTCTGGGCACATAGGGCGTATGGCAGGTAAGTTGCTGTGACTCTTCTGCTCGATTCCTTGTTTGATCCCCCTCTCAGTGGTGCCTGATCACATGTTCTCTACATCTTAGTGTCTGCTAAAGAAGGAGATGCCCACCCGCTTGGTGCTTTGCCTGTTGGGACCCTCATCAGTAACCTGGAGTTCCAGCCTGGCAAGGGGGCCCAGTACATTCGTGCTGCAGGTGGGAACCCGATGGAACTATGGGAAGTGCAGGGCAATGAGTGTGATACTGTCATTGCATTGggtgggccttaaaggagaactaaactaaaatgaatgttgctaaaaatgccatattttatatatgaacttattgtaccagcctaaagtttcagcttatcaatagcagcaatgatccaggacttcaaacttgtcacagggggtcaccatcttggaaagtgtctgtgacactcacatgctcagtgggctctgagcagctgttgagaagctaagcttaggggttgtcactaattatccagcagaaaatgagttttgcctgtaatataaggcaATGCTAGTTGCaatgttttctgtgctgccatgtagtaattatctgtattaattactaatcagccttatattgtgacatttctattctatgtgtactgtatattgtgagtggctcaaaacataatgtacaacatttctagctacttctgtttaactttccttgtcctttaatctggGTACTCTGGGGAGgtgctggtgtgtgtgtggggggcagcTGACCTCGTACCTGTACTAAATGGTATTCTGGGGAGGTGCTGCCTTTGTGAGATACTAATTCGGTGTTTTTACTATATGGAAGTATAGGCAACAAGTATCCTGTGCATGATGAAATAATCCTTGTACTTCTGGTGCCCCCTTGAGTACTATCACTGGAGCCAGAATTCTCTGTGCTTCTACACAGACCCAAAATCCATGTTGAACTGCTTCAGCTCAGTGGCATAACATTAATCCTATACCTCCTACTACTGACTCGAATGTGTGTCACATGATTTGGGAAAATATAGGGTCTCAAAGCAACACCATCATCACCCAAGCTGTGCTGTTCTGTGATCGAGAGAGCGTTTTCactatggaggaattcagggatgggaGCCCAGAGGGAAGGTGCAGTTCAGTACGAGGGGCAGGAGTAGTGCCAGGAGGAGGGGGACAGTTGGACGGGGGTCAATGTGATTTGATTTGGGGTCTGTAGCCTGAGAAATGTTGATCCTTTGTTGCAGGGACAAGTGGTGTGCTGCTCAGGAAGGTGAATGGAACGGCCATTGTTCAGCTGCCCTCAAAGCGGCAAATCCAGGTACGACAGGCAGAGCTGAGGCTGTCCCTCTTCTCTCAGCTGAAATTGCCAAATGTCTCTTTCTCCTGTGCTTTGCTGCCAATTATCTCTTACCTCTTATCTGACATTTGTCCCTTGTCTCTTTCCTGTCTCTGACCTCCATCTCTTCTCTGGACCCCGCAGGTTATGGAGACTTGCGTTGCTACAGTTGGCCGCGTATCCAACATTGACCACAATAAGCGAATAATAGGGAAGGCGGGTCGGAaccgctggttggggatcagacCCTCTAGTGGCTTATGGAAAAGAAAAGGAGGCTGGGCCGGGCGCAAGATCAAACCTCTGCCAGGCCTGAAAAGCTACATACAGCTTCCCTCTGCCCTTCCTGCCCCCCGATAACTTGTATGCTCAATTTGCTGGCTCCGGGTGACATGTCTCCTACAGGGTAAggtgatgaagatgatgatatCTGGCAGGGAGAAGCCCAGTAAAATTAGGACGAAGAGCAAGAGGTCAACCCTGGCCGTTACAGAATTGAGCTGTGGGCATTTATATTACACTGAGGACTGATATAGCGCTTAATAAATATCCTATGAGTGAAATTCCTGTATCCTCTGTGGCTGAACTCCATCCAATAGAAACTTTCTGTCAAGCCAAGGTCGACCAGGTGATCTGATCAGTGGTTGTTCAAAGTGGCAAAGAGCAATCGTGTGACACTTAGAGCAGCAGCAGAACTCGTCACTGCTTGTGGCCATAGAGGGAAGAAGGCAGGAGGATGGTTCAGCCCAAGAAATGTTCTTGGTATACAAACTGTAAGGGCCAAATTTATCAAGGGacaaatttaaaattcgaattttcaaattttttttttatttatttttttaatggtcaaaactgtgaaattcaactaggaagttttttttaaaaaattagattttgagatttatcatactatggccctttaagaactcaaatttgactattcgccacctaaaatctgccgaatagctgttttaagtcaatgggagacttccagggatcaatttggagttgtttgcagccatcctgacattcgttttttttttttttggagttttccggTCGATTCTGATTCaccagacttttaaaaatttgattttattgttaaatttcaataggttgaattttgagttcatgggagtttaaaaaaataaataaactagggatgcaccgaatcccggatttagtctttttcagcaggatttggattcggccgactccttctgcctgtccgaatcctagtttgcacatgcaaattagggacggggtgggaaattgcgtgactttttgtcacacaacaaggaagtaaacaacgttttccccttcccactgctaatttgcaaatgcaaattagggtttggtattcgaccgaatctttcgcgaaggattcgggggttcagccgaatccaaattagtggatttggtgcatccctaaaaaaaaaactcgcatgaattcgaaatttgacccttgataaatgtgcctcgaaGAGTCCACTTTTGTGAGTCCATCCTAAAATGGAAATCTTTGTTACATGTACAAATGTATTTACTCCTTTTCCCTCTTATATAAAGGAGCCACCGTTACAGGCCTCACTCGTTAGTAGTGGAGAAGACTTAGCCCTAACCATGGACTGGGGAAGCAATTTAAATAGGGATtgtgatctcagcctggcagttaTGGGGGGCAGATCATATCCAACATTGACTATTGTAGGGCTGCCGGGGGGGTGATTTAAATGAGCAGTCATTGTCTCCATAGAGTCCATTAGTTTCATTGTTCTTCGTGAAACACAAGGAGCGTTAACGTGGCCATATACGGGCTGATAATGTCTGTCGTTTAGTCCAATTTGACcgctaatctgcccatgtatggaggcttccgacgggtctttccgattgatatctggacatgatatagatcaggaaggtttgatttttctcccgaaaagCCCATTGCGCTTGTCGTAatccgaacgttcagattaccccccatAAAGCcctgcagttagtggcatattggggaaaagatctgctccttttgcgatgttgccaaatgagcggatcttatagtgtatggccactttttttctgttcagacaTTTGATTGGCAGTTTAATTAGCATAGCGAGTGGCAAATAGTGAGTGTTGGGATGCATGCCTAATGGGAAATGACTGGGGGCCCCCAATGTAATGTCAAATGTAGCCCAGAGTTTCAATTAACTCTTCAGCCTAATGTTCCAGAATTTACTGGGGACAATTCCCAGTAAGAAGGGGCCAACTGGCCCTGGGTGATTGGCTTAGAAGATGTATGGAGTCTTTGCAAGACTaaaactgtgcacatgctcagtgtggtctgggctgcttagggatcatcataaacaaagctgcatgagttctgcatggctgggaagtaaggcgggggctccccctgctgttcataagtatgattgtttccctgctcagcagttagggaccatctgacaattcctatccacagcagtaaatgaagggagaatttcactgtatacagtcaggtttcttataaaaacggtacacattttttaatgaaagtatattggagataggtttctttttcattaaagaaagtaaaaatgggattttatttttttgcctttattagcCCTTTAACCGGCAGATCAAGGTTTTTGGgaaaactgcctgtccggatttccaaattagaagATCTGGACAGGACATAGAAGTTAATGGCATGGCGACCAGTGAATCGCTAATCTCCATGTCATAACCCTGCCCTATGATGCAACCGATACATCATGAATCATCACCTGCCCCCCCATGGCATCACTCACCATGCCCCCTATGTCATttgccccaccccctgcccggtGTTCCCCTCCCGGAAAGGTGGCACCCCTAGAGCCAAGGTATGTGCAAAGGCAGCAGCCAATGGCGTAACTACTGGAGGAGCAGCTGGAGACACCACATGTGCAACATGAAGGCCTGAAGGTAGGAGAGTGCATTACTTTATGAGGGGGTCACAATAGAAAGCTTCAGAACCACAATGACAGAACCCACCCCAATAGTTGGacctatctggttgctaaagACCATAGAGAAAGTTCAGAAAACCTGAGACAAAATGATTTATTAACATAAACTTGGGAAATCCATCCCCGAAATCCACCACTGGAAATACCCACATCATATTAAAGGCCAGATAAAAGGGCAGAGCCTGCAACCCAGTCCAAATTTAGCAGGTAGCACTTTCCAACTGAGAAATAAGGAAAGAAATTAAGATGGAATCCACCCCTAGTCAGCCAATAGCAACCTTTACTGATATCATGCTGGCGTTTTCTAGGTTCAGAAGTGTAAGCCTGCGAGGCAAGTGAGCAGTGAAGCCATCAGGGACCTTCTAGAATATTTCAAATGACTGGAAGTAACTGCACAAGTTGGAACCATTTGTCTGAGATGAGTGTGATGGGTAGAGGCTattctgtacttaaaggggtagttcactagTATctcttagtatgatgcagacagtgatgtTCTGAAACACTTTGCAAGgttttctttatgttttatttttaataaaaaaaactaatagattattatataacatattaactGAAAGGTGCCCCTTTAATCTCATGTTCAGCTACCAGAGActgattaaagggcacctgtcacccagacataaagagctatataataaaagtcctctttaaatttaatatgaaacttaattttttaaattaaaacataaatatctattataaacttgtttaaaagtctcagctgccaataatatattgcctgcccctcctctatgcctttggcaggcacttactttcactttccattttacaCTTCCTAATTGTCACTGCCCCCTTAAATTCCCACTCCCCGCCTATAATTTTGTGGCTTCTGCATGGACAGGTCAAAGGttcctttttgtaaaaaaaatgtggcaaaatggcacctgccaACTTGAAGGAAACAcgatataaataatttatagagTGTGGGTAAAGTTTATTTAGCTTGACAAACATCatcaaataggatttgaaattattttttaaggtgacaggtcccctttaagttgcatGACTGGAGGTGGAGCATACTTGCGCACCCAGCTATCACAGTTCTTCCTTACAAACGCACAACTAACATATTATTTAGCTTCCATTTTGGGATTCATGGGATTCACACTCTCATGCACCGTCATTACAGTAACAATTTGGTGGAGTCAACTCTTACTCC
The genomic region above belongs to Xenopus laevis strain J_2021 chromosome 5L, Xenopus_laevis_v10.1, whole genome shotgun sequence and contains:
- the mrpl2.L gene encoding mitochondrial ribosomal protein L2 L homeolog, which gives rise to MALCSLTRAFSSLAVSSHRVGPLLFSQTVLPSVLPSRGLPSTASASLSNNIAWKNRTKYTINPIGKKKTGGRDHTGRLRTRGIGGGHKQLYRMVDFQRLNYEPGQENKPFQEKVIEVRYDPCRSADIALVAGGKRKRWIIATENMQEGDLLTSSGHIGRMAVSAKEGDAHPLGALPVGTLISNLEFQPGKGAQYIRAAGTSGVLLRKVNGTAIVQLPSKRQIQVMETCVATVGRVSNIDHNKRIIGKAGRNRWLGIRPSSGLWKRKGGWAGRKIKPLPGLKSYIQLPSALPAPR